In one Parcubacteria group bacterium genomic region, the following are encoded:
- a CDS encoding GxxExxY protein, protein MEGGKQKDKVIYKDLSYDIVGILYDVYNDLGYGYREKYYEKAIIKCFEEKNIKFKNQVPFRLAYRGKIIGKFYLDFLVDEKIVLELKQGNYFPKRNINQAKEYLKTTGLKLAILVNFTSNGVKFLRVLNL, encoded by the coding sequence ATGGAGGGAGGAAAACAAAAAGACAAAGTTATTTATAAAGATTTGAGCTACGATATTGTCGGAATTTTGTATGATGTTTATAACGATTTGGGATACGGCTATCGAGAAAAATATTACGAAAAAGCGATAATTAAGTGTTTTGAAGAAAAAAATATAAAATTTAAAAATCAAGTTCCATTTCGATTAGCATATAGAGGAAAAATCATAGGCAAATTTTATCTGGATTTTCTAGTTGATGAAAAAATAGTCCTAGAATTAAAACAAGGCAATTATTTTCCCAAAAGAAATATTAATCAAGCTAAAGAATATCTGAAAACAACTGGATTAAAATTAGCAATACTGGTAAATTTTACTTCCAATGGAGTTAAATTCTTAAGAGTATTAAATCTGTAA